The DNA segment tttatagaaaactgctttcttttttggatgaaaaaaattgtttttccaaaaatttaactatttctttgaaaattcacatcttttgttaaaaatcgattgttttggtataaaagtatcatttctttgcaagttaatctttttatataaaaattctgcCTTACGCTTAAACATTCagatattccagttaaatatataaataattaactggaatatctgaattttagttaaaaattcatcgtgttGGTTGGAACATAAAATTTCTTCCTTGAAAgataatcttgtttgttaaaaattaatttttttagtcaaggattcattatttttattgaaaattaatttatatggttgaaatatgagctattttattgaaaacttcttttctttttggatgaaaaggaatttgtagtttaaaattggcCTATTTGGGtataaattcatctgcttggttaaacattcaattatactagctaaaaattcatcatctttgttgaaaatttaccttcctggtttaaaatgtaactattcccaTGAAATATTTaccatattagttgaaaattcatcactttgttttaaaatgtataagaaaaatgtgtaaatgtaACATgtaaaaagtacaaattaatttgttgttgaaaattaaactattttagttgaatattcattgttttagttgaaaacttgtctttttgattaaaaactcgactatttcagttgaagattcatcattttatttgaaaattcatcacttaggttgaaaattgaactatttttatgaaaatctgttatttttgttagaaattgatacttttttcatgcaaaatttaaatatatgtttcaaaatttgttcgtTTTGCAATGTTGTGTTATattgtgttaaaggatgtttagcaTGAaggtcatgaattaaaataaatgtttacgttTTGCGGTAAATATGAATATTACTTTTTGTCgatcgggaaaattgaaaaacttgaccgggaaatgacctggaatttgaaatcgtctgccgaatcgccaccctggtaatatttacttaattattattttttttaacttagtttgttatataaatatatttttattttaacacaaTTTCTAAAGTATTCTAAAAGTATTTAAAGGtgctcttaaaaaaataatacagtttaTATTTACACAAATCGGAAAATATTAACCGAAGATgcgaaaaaacataattttcattttttaatttatctacactAGAAATATGATTCTTGATctcctaaaataaatattttcgttcaGTTTTTCGTATGAAATATTGAAAGGGAAAAATactttagttgatttttcaaagttccattaaaaaaaaatcatagtccatttttttggaaatttttttgaatttttataaatattaaaatagaaatctTGATGATTGTTTTATTAGTTGAAGTTACCCTGAGAGGTCCAGTAGATCCAGTTACTGGTATGGTGATGAATATTACGGATTTGTCCCGTTATATGAAGGACGTCATAATGGACCGACTGGATCACAAGAATTTAGATAAGGACGTACCATACTTCAAAGATGTTGTATCAActtctgaaaatgtagctatttacattttcgatgaaataaaaaagttacttccTACACCCGAATTAATGTTCGAAGTCAAACTTTATGAGactgataaaaatattgttatatacagaggtgaataatttaataaattatgtgaatattaaattttttattaagtgtaTACCACAGAAAATACTCCATTTGTTATTATTCTCAAgatatagaaaatatttattattgaaattgtatttttttttattttgaataaatctgggcaaaattgaaatcaaaatttaatcaaaatttccttttttgtattcaaattatttgtttaatcatAAGCGGTAAagctggaaaaccgggaaatgacagtgaatttatttttttgaccgggaattttacaacatttttagaataaaaatttttcccaactttgatttcaactgtttttaaataatttcctaaattcgattttaacatttttttaaataattaaactgcagttttgaaaatttaaaaaattaaaaattaaaagcatttgaagttgaaatttttgataaaaaacagttttattttattaactgtaaatataaataaataaattatttttaaaatgaatcggtagtttaaatattataattaaaggcttttattaaattaaaaatattgtttcagtctaaattatttcatttttaacccatataattttaaaaaatttgatcaagaaaaaggataattatttaatatttagtaatatttaacttataatttaagatgactaaattgaagccaaatatttgaatgtaaacaatttgaaacttaaatgtttgacatagaaagctttgaattgttaacattgttgaactttgatatataaataataattcaacacgtattatttttagaaaaatttgaataattttaagagatattttgaagttttgaaaatattaaaaattaatttaaatcttaaaattatatcaagtaatttaaacgaagtttttgaaataaaatttcagaacttctgaacatattttaaactgaataaaatttttcctacaatttttagaaaatcttaaaaattaaaaaaaaattcttaaattctccctAGGTCGTTCTTAATAATATTGGAATTCTCTTAAACTCTTAAACTATTCTGAAAAAGcctctaaattttttgtaaactgcaaaaatattttttgctttaaattaagttgttatttgcaccgaaatttctttacgcataaacaaattttttcggtaatcacacttcgttaaaattatatgaaatcatttcaagctctaaattaattttttatcttttttaaacttctaaatatctcttaaaattactctaattgtttctaaaaatcacaagtgttcaattgttatttagaaatccaaattttaaggggatttttttaaatagcaggaatttctcaaatttgtaggacaaattcaattaatttttaaagttattgagaagttctgaaaaaatttcaaaaataaagctacatttgaacaaatttaaaactacttctagacttttcaagattttgaaatacaatttaaaagtttttcattaaaagtgttagtaccttcccgTTTATACgtgtaaaaaattgaacacaatagaaaaattttgaatttaaaaacttttaaacttcaatttgaaaagtaaacaattcaagagttccactttgaatgctttagtttgttttttattttgtattacttgtacttttactgtttagatttttatttcgattttttacattttatcggCCGGGAAAAATATTTGCCCtgataaaactatttggttgaaagttcaacaattttgttcacaagtaataatttttggttgaaaattctgctctttttttttttaatttaactatttcttaaaaattttaatttttgttttgatttcgtattttcgtgttgaaaagtcaaatgaaatcttttcgatgaaaatttaacccactttttaaattttttagtataatcaattaagatcaaaaataaaattattataattagttttaatttattattacgaATAGTTTCTTAACCAATAATTTATTAacagtttcaaataattaaagtgcagtttgaaggtttaaacaattaaaaagtaaaagcatttaaatttgaacatttttgataaaaaacagttttattttatcaactgtaaatataaataaatacattatttttaaaattgatctgtactctaagtatagaaatttGAACATAATtgatctacattttttgtttgaaaccatgatatatcaataatatatttttaattcagagtttcaggtattgctttatattattttttatattaaatttaataaacaaatttattaatgtattatttctgctgattttttcagctattacaacatgtaaacgtgcgttttactattttcaacttaaaaataaatccataacaatatagtcataattaaaggtttttattaaatttaaaatattgtgagtctaaattatttaatttttatctcatttaatttgaaatttcttaatgtaaaagaagaataagtatttaatatttagcaatatttcactgttttatttaaaaagtgtttaatttatacgtgaaattgttcaattttgactcATAAATAACAagtaaacacttattatttgtagaaataatttgattaattttaagagatacatagaagttttgaaaagattcaaaattaattaaaaacttgaaattatttcaagtaatttaaacgaagtgtgttaacatttttttcagaacttctaaatatattttaaaattaatcgaaaaatttttgaaaatccagaaaattaaataaaatccttaaaatcttccatgttcatctttgacaattttttaaatctctttaaatcttcttaaactttcggttacaatcatttttcaaagtgaaaaatcattttcaattttcctaagaatttcaagacaatttttttattattttgaagtctttctcaattattagaaaaattataaattttttgtttgaaatctgcaaaaatctacattttatttttaattcggctctaagtattttaaattattttaagttctaaatttaattcgaatctttttaaaacttctaaatatctcttaaaattactctaatatttttacaaataataagtgttctattgttatttaaaaattttaattgaatttgtttttaatttgcagggttttctaaatattatagaaaaaattgattttgaaatatattttgaagttccgaaaacaaattcaaaatttattttgaatttggaaaaatttaaaactacttctagatttctcaagattttgaaataaaattttaaagcttttgaaggatgcttagactatttaaaataaaaataatttaacttctaatttaagaactgttgagCCTTTGAACCCTATatttgataaaagttctaaaattttgaatgctttaatttgttgtttattactttatatggaaaaatgtttagaatatagtttgattttttaaatttcattggaaatgaaaaatgtttgcgaaccgggaatgttttcttcaattaaaacggccaccctgtaatattctaaattaagtataataaaaataattttgcacttcagattaaaattagtgaattttaacaagcttggtgtaaatttggtaaattgttcatttttaattacttagtttcaagatcctaatttaagaatacttcaattttaaatgcttgaattcattcaagagtattttttaaaatgtttttcatattAGGAATTAAAAATCCAGGGAGGtgctggttaaaaaaaaaataataataaacgaaaGTTTTATTCGTATATAcgtgtattaaatttatttatatattaaattctaGTACAAAACAGACTTTTCATCACAGTTTGGTGTACATATTACAGATTAGGCAATTAAAAAtacatacactgttaaaaattcaatccagttttcataaaacttaaaaattcagatgaaattctTTACAGTGCACTTATTCTTAAtaagaagtaaataaaatatgtttaaattctctttaaaaaaagagacattttaaagttattaacatattttttataataaactataGGCTTGACTACAGAAGGTTCTGATCAGTCTCAATAACTTGTGGCGTTTATTTCATATTCCGACATCAATTAGACTTATTTTATCTATTAAATAGACTTAAATTTACACCTTAAATCGAATTGAATAAGTACaatctggtaatttttaattgtgcaatCTAAAAGGtttatcatttaaatatattttttgtaaatattccttcatttttaattgaaaaacaaataaaataaatagttttaagacAAATGCCgcttaaaatcaatgaaaaatgattgtttttgtttaattttta comes from the Belonocnema kinseyi isolate 2016_QV_RU_SX_M_011 chromosome 6, B_treatae_v1, whole genome shotgun sequence genome and includes:
- the LOC117174325 gene encoding 6-pyruvoyl tetrahydrobiopterin synthase isoform X1: MIHTDRISSTCWYRNCTCCTGNYRFISQIIMAQRIAYLTRKEHISSAHRLHSPQLSDEENKQIYGKCNSFHGHGHNYIVEVTLRGPVDPVTGMVMNITDLSRYMKDVIMDRLDHKNLDKDVPYFKDVVSTSENVAIYIFDEIKKLLPTPELMFEVKLYETDKNIVIYRGE
- the LOC117174325 gene encoding 6-pyruvoyl tetrahydrobiopterin synthase isoform X2 yields the protein MAQRIAYLTRKEHISSAHRLHSPQLSDEENKQIYGKCNSFHGHGHNYIVEVTLRGPVDPVTGMVMNITDLSRYMKDVIMDRLDHKNLDKDVPYFKDVVSTSENVAIYIFDEIKKLLPTPELMFEVKLYETDKNIVIYRGE